The Argentina anserina chromosome 3, drPotAnse1.1, whole genome shotgun sequence genome includes a region encoding these proteins:
- the LOC126786267 gene encoding nudix hydrolase 2-like, which translates to MEDEPTMVATAESNVESEVKLLSAINDQYGGVIVDITDPIDPASFLSFLTSSIAHWKLEGKKGVWIKLHIQRVNLVEPAVMNGFWYHHAEPTYLMLVNWIPPSPHTIPANASHRVGIGAFVFNQNREVLVVQEKSGHFQGTGVWKFPTGVVDEGENIYAAAEREVKEETGIDTKFVEVLAFRQSHKSFFEKSDLFFVCLLQALSCDIQKQEQEIEAAQWMPFEEYAAQPFLQNNELLKYMSEICKAKMEGEYSGFSPVTTTSLSGEKSYLYLNSGGAPKRDGEVEL; encoded by the exons ATGGAAGATGAACCAACAATGGTCGCTACAGCTGAAAGTAATGTCGAGAGTGAGGTGAAGCTACTTAGTGCTATCAATGACCAGTACGGCGGTGTCATCGTCGACATCACCGATCCTATCGACCCTGCCTccttcctttcatttctcacCTCTTCAATTGCGCATTGGAAACTTGAG GGGAAGAAGGGTGTTTGGATCAAATTGCACATCCAGCGAGTCAATCTTGTAGAACCTGCAGTGATG AACGGATTCTGGTATCACCACGCAGAGCCTACTTATTTGATGCTCGTCAATTGGATTCCTCCTTCTCCTCACACTATTCCTGCCAATGCCTCCCACCGTGTCGGAATTGGTGCATTTGTTTTCAATCAAAACCGAGAG GTGCTAGTAGTTCAAGAAAAGAGCGGACACTTCCAGGGGACAGGTGTGTGGAAATTCCCTACTGGGGTTGTCGATGAG GGAGAAAATATCTATGCAGCTGCTGAGAGAGAAGTAAAAGAAGAAACTGGA ATTGACACAAAGTTTGTGGAAGTCCTCGCATTCAG ACAAAGCCACAAGTCATTTTTTGAGAAATCAGATTTATTCTTTGTATGCTTGTTGCAAGCCCTTTCCTGTGACATCCAGAAGCAAGAACAAGAGATAGAAGCCGCTCAG TGGATGCCATTTGAAGAATATGCTGCTCAACCCTTTCTCCAGAACAATGAGCTGCTAAAGTACATGAGTGAAATATGTAAAGCAAAAATGGAGGGGGAGTATTCTGGATTTTCTCCGGTAACTACAACTAGTCTTTCTGGAGAGAAGAGCTACTTGTACTTGAATAGTGGTGGAGCACCAAAGCGAGACGGTGAAGTTGAACTGTGA
- the LOC126787651 gene encoding uncharacterized protein LOC126787651, which produces MNLYFCGCHKLLRNSINMSYYNIFFFIFFFFCCLITVSMADDHDQVAVLQQQNPLHQILSSRKDLVQIAGYGEEKLSTVLITGSVHCEEACSLSDDHEHQAHQLHLHAWPVSGAVVSVNCRVGGRKRKSSRSQGVTDEYGDFMIDLPSDLHAVPNLDKLCCARVIRVPKNTQCKAAFVKRHKGLKLSSVGNGIRTYSTGRIRFQNLTPKPSQSCIEKASNNKQM; this is translated from the exons ATGAACTTATACTTTTGCGGCTGCCACAAGCTTCTGAGGAATAGCATCAACATGTCCTACTacaatatcttcttcttcatcttcttcttcttctgctgtCTCATCACAGTTTCCATGGCGGATGATCATGATCAAGTAGCAGTACTGCAGCAGCAAAACCCGTTACACCAGATACTCTCCAGCCGAAAGGATCTGGTGCAGATTGCTGGATACGGAGAAGAGAAGCTTTCTACGGTACTAATTACTGGCTCCGTCCATTGTGAAGAGGCTTGTAGTCTTTCTGATGACCATGAACATCAAGCTCATCAGCTTCATCTTCATGCATGGCCTGTATCAG GTGCCGTGGTGTCTGTGAATTGCCGTGTGGGTgggagaaaaaggaaatcaAGTCGGTCACAAGGTGTTACAGATGAATATGGAGATTTCATGATTGATCTACCTTCCGATCTACATGCGGTTCCCAACTTGGACAAACTATGTTGCGCCAGAGTAATTCGTGTACCAAAGAACACACAGTGCAAAGCAGCATTTGTAAAGAGGCACAAGGGGCTAAAATTATCATCAGTTGGTAATGGTATTAGAACCTACAGCACTGGAAGGATAAGATTCCAGAATTTGACTCCTAAGCCTTCACAATCATGCATTGAGAAAGCAAGCAACAACAAACAGATGTAA
- the LOC126787652 gene encoding acyl carrier protein 3, mitochondrial, with product MQSVKNSILWYVRIGTSPQNLMLAERGGNVPKCLSRHLCASTITNTDQILDRVVGLVKKFDRIESSKVTETAHFQKDLSLDSLDRVELVMAFEEEFSIEIPEKADELTCCADVAKYIVSEADQKSA from the exons ATGCAAAGCGTTAAAAATTCCATCTTGTGGTACGTGAGGATTGGGACTTCACCACAAAACTTGATGCTGGCTGAAAGAGGAGGCAATGTGCCCAAGTGTTTGAGTCGCCATCTGTGTGCATCAACAATCACCAACACTGATCAGATTTTGGACCGAGTGGTTGGACTGGTGAAGAAGTTTGATAGAATTGAGTCATCTAAG GTTACTGAAACAGCTCATTTCCAGAAGGACTTGAGCCTTGATAGTTTGGACAGGGTGGAGCTTGTTATGGCCTTTGAGGAAGAATTCTCCATTGAAATCCCTGAGAAAGCGGATGAGCTCACCTGCTGTGCTGATGTTGCAAAATACATAGTCTCTGAAGCTGACCAGAAGAGTGCTTAA
- the LOC126786816 gene encoding SNF1-related protein kinase regulatory subunit beta-2, with translation MGNVNGRDDGAGSPSASASEEEASAATAQEGHHPHPPPLSGAANRGGGAGAGAVVSELMSQSPPHSPRATHSPLMFTPQVPVVPLQRPDEMQIPNPSWMQTSAYEDMSCEQGIPTMITWSYGGKDVAVEGSWDDWKTRLALQRSGKDFTIMKVLPSGVYQYRFVVDGQWRCAPDLPLAQDDAGNSYNLLDLQDYVPEDIGSISGFEAPQSPDSSYSNMQLGSEDFAKEPPLVPPHLQMTLLNAPPSYMEMPPPLSRPQHVVLNHLYMQRGKSGPSVVALGTTERFIAKYVTVVLYKSLQR, from the exons ATGGGGAATGTCAATGGCAGAGATGATGGCGCCGGTAGCCCATCCGCATCCGCCTCCGAGGAAGAGGCCTCCGCTGCCACCGCCCAGGAGGGCCATCACCCCCATCCCCCTCCACTCTCCGGCGCCGCCAACCGTGGCGGTGGCGCAGGCGCAGGCGCGGTCGTGTCTGAATTGATGAGCCAGTCACCTCCTCACAGCCCTAGGGCGACTCACTCCCCTTTGATGTTCACTCCCCAA GTGCCTGTCGTTCCGTTACAAAGACCTGACGAGATGCAGATCCCAAACCCCTCATGGATGCAGACTTCCGCATATGAAGACATGTCCTGTGAGCAAGGAATTCCAACTATGATCACGTGGAGCTATGGTGGAAAAGACGTAGCTGTGGAAGGATCATGGGATGATTGGAAGACAAG GTTAGCTTTACAAAGATCAGGGAAGGACTTTACTATTATGAAAGTACTGCCATCGGGTGTTTACCAGTATAGATTTGTTGTTGATGGGCAGTGGAGGTGTGCTCCTGACTTGCCTTTGGCCCAGGATGATGCTGGAAATTCTTACAATCTTTTGGACTTGCAG GATTATGTACCAGAAGACATTGGAAGCATTTCTGGTTTCGAAGCTCCACAGTCCCCCGACTCAAGTTATAGCAACATGCAACTTGGATCTGAAGATTTTGCGAAGGAGCCTCCATTGGTTCCTCCACATCTTCAGATGACGCTACTCAATGCCCCTCCGTCTTACATGGAGATGCCGCCTCCTTTATCGAGACCTCAACATGTTGTACTTAATCATTTATACATGCAGAGAGGGAAGAGTGGCCCATCTGTGGTCGCACTTGGAACAACAGAGAGGTTTATAGCAAAGTATGTGACAGTGGTTCTCTACAAGTCCCTGCAGAGATAA
- the LOC126786596 gene encoding oligopeptide transporter 3, translating to MASKVDPEKTTKVEETGTCEIEEVALVVPETDDPSLPVMTFRTWFLGITSCTILIFLNTFFSYRTQPLTISAILMQIAVLPVGKFMARTLPNREFNLMGFKFNLNPAPFNMKEHVVITIFANCGVSTGGGDAYSTGAITVMKAYYHQSLSFICGLFIVLTSQMIGYGWAGLLRRYLVDPVEMWWPANLAQVSLFRALHEKEHKAKGPTRMKFFLIAFAASFFYYFLPGYLFPILTFFSWVCWAWPHSITAQQIGSGYKGLGIGAFTLDWAGISAYHGSPLVTPWVSILNVGVGFVIFIYIILPLCYWKYDTFDAGKFPIFSNQLFTNKGTKYDTTKITTPQLELDIEAYDNYGKLYLSPLFALSIGSGFARFSATLIHVALFHGGAILKQSKSAVKNAKMDIHEKLMQAYKHVPEWWFLIILAFSVALSLLMCFVWKESVQLPWWAMIFAFVLSFIITLPVGVIQATTNQQPGFDIIAQFMIGYVLPGKPIANLLFKIYGRISTVHALSFLSDLKLGIYMKIPPRCMYTAQLVGTLVSGVVNLAVAWWMLEGIQNICDTDVLPTDSPWTCPKYRVTFDASVIWGLIGPRRLFGPGGLYRNLVWLFIVGAVLPVPIWLLSKFFPDKKWIPLINMPVILYGFAGMPPATPTNIASWLVTGAIFNYFIFKYHKRWWQKYNYVLSAALDAGTAFMGVLIFFVLQNNNILVHWWGSELDHCPLASCPTAPGIIVKGCPVF from the exons ATGGCGTCCAAAGTCGATCCCGAGAAGACCACCAAGGTCGAGGAGACAGGAACATGCGAAATCGAAGAGGTGGCGCTGGTGGTGCCGGAGACCGACGACCCTTCACTGCCGGTGATGACATTCCGGACTTGGTTCCTGGGCATCACCTCATGCACCATCCTCATATTCCTCAACACCTTCTTCAGCTACCGCACTCAGCCTCTCACCATTTCCGCCATTCTTATGCAAATCGCTGTCTTGCCCGTCGGAAAGTTCATGGCCAGAACTCTGCCCAACAGGGAGTTCAATCTCATGGGTTTCAAGTTCAACTTGAACCCTGCGCCTTTCAACATGAAGGAGCATGTCGTCATCACCATCTTTGCCAATTGTGGGGTCTCCACTGGCGGCGGTGATGCCTATTCCACCGGTGCCATCACCGTTATGAAGGCCTATTACCACCAGAGTTTGAGTTTTATTTGCGGCCTCTTCATCGTCTTGACATCTCAG ATGATTGGGTATGGATGGGCTGGATTGCTTAGGAGGTACCTGGTTGACCCCGTTGAAATGTGGTGGCCTGCAAACCTTGCTCAGGTTTCTCTATTTAG GGCACTCCATGAGAAGGAGCATAAAGCAAAAGGCCCGACACGAATGAAATTTTTCCTGATTGCTTTTGCAGCAAGCTTCTTCTACTATTTCCTCCCTGGCTATCTTTTCCCAATCTTGACATTCTTCTCATGGGTCTGCTGGGCTTGGCCGCACAGCATCACAGCTCAGCAGATTGGCTCAGGCTACAAGGGACTTGGGATTGGTGCCTTCACTCTCGATTGGGCTGGCATTTCAGCTTATCACGGCAGCCCCCTCGTCACACCTTGGGTTTCCATTCTCAATGTTGGAGTTGGTTTTGTCATCTTCATCTACATAATTCTTCCTCTGTGCTACTGGAAGTATGACACTTTCGATGCTGGAAAGTTCCCTATATTTTCCAACCAGCTATTCACCAATAAAGGCACTAAGTATGACACTACCAAGATCACAACCCCACAATTAGAGCTTGACATTGAAGCTTATGATAATTATGGGAAGCTGTATCTCAGCCCTCTGTTCGCGTTGTCTATTGGATCAGGATTTGCAAGATTTTCAGCAACCCTCATTCACGTGGCACTCTTTCATGGCGG TGCTATTTTGAAGCAAAGCAAATCAGCAGTGAAGAATGCCAAAATGGATATCCATGAAAAACTGATGCAAGCCTACAAGCACGTGCCTGAATGGTGGTTTCTCATCATACTAGCTTTCAGCGTCGCCCTCTCCCTGCTCATGTGTTTTGTGTGGAAAGAAAGTGTGCAGCTGCCATGGTGGGCAATGATCTTCGCATTTGTCTTGTCTTTCATTATCACCCTCCCAGTTGGGGTCATTCAAGCAACCACCAACCAA CAACCTGGATTTGACATTATAGCGCAGTTCATGATTGGTTATGTGCTCCCAGGAAAACCTATAGCAAACCTGCTTTTCAAAATATATGGAAGAATCAGCACAGTCCATGCTCTCTCTTTCTTGTCTGACCTGAAACTTGGAATCTATATGAAGATTCCACCTCGGTGCATGTACACAGCTCAG CTGGTGGGAACTCTGGTTTCTGGTGTTGTGAACCTGGCAGTTGCATGGTGGATGTTGGAGGGCATCCAGAACATATGTGACACTGATGTACTCCCCACTGATAGTCCATGGACTTGTCCTAAATACAGAGTCACCTTTGATGCTTCGGTTATATGGGGCTTGATTGGACCAAGGCGACTGTTTGGACCTGGAGGACTTTACAGGAACTTGGTATGGCTTTTTATCGTCGGAGCTGTCCTGCCAGTTCCTATCTGGTTGTTGAGCAAATTCTTCCCTGACAAGAAATGGATTCCGCTGATCAACATGCCGGTCATTCTTTACGGCTTTGCTGGGATGCCACCAGCAACTCCCACCAACATAGCAAGCTGGCTCGTCACTGGAGCTATCTTCAACTATTTCATCTTCAAATACCATAAGCGTTGGTGGCAGAAATACAACTATGTTCTATCTGCAGCACTGGATGCCGGCACAGCTTTCATGGGTGTCTTGATCTTCTTTGTGTTGCAGAACAACAACATCCTTGTCCATTGGTGGGGGAGTGAACTTGATCATTGCCCTTTGGCATCTTGCCCTACTGCACCGGGCATTATAGTCAAAGGATGCCCTGTGTTTTAA